One genomic window of Candidatus Poribacteria bacterium includes the following:
- a CDS encoding acetyl-CoA carboxylase carboxyltransferase subunit alpha: MNVTELEFEKPLIELEQHLTQLETFAQINPDLDLAEGLEALKQNANKLTKRTFQKLSRWDKVKLARHTQRPQAPFYINALFEEHVELHSDKLYGDDRALVGGFAWFDGQPLVYLAQQKGTNLEERQEMNFGYTHPEGYRKARRLMQLADKFNRPLVCFVDTPGAHFDLRSEEYGQAMAIAENLAEMMTLQVPILVVIIGEGGSGGALAIAVGNRVLMMEYAVYCVAPPEACSGIVWKDKGEHAPEATEGYKPTAPDLLKLEIIDQIIREPLGGAHRDAEAAARNVKRAVRKHLTELMQMTPQQLIQQRYERYRHIGLYGEDQA, from the coding sequence AATTTGAAAAACCACTCATTGAATTGGAACAACACCTCACACAATTGGAAACCTTCGCGCAAATCAATCCGGACTTGGACCTCGCAGAAGGACTTGAGGCACTAAAGCAGAATGCTAATAAACTCACAAAACGAACCTTCCAAAAACTAAGCCGCTGGGATAAAGTAAAATTAGCACGTCATACCCAACGTCCACAAGCCCCCTTCTATATCAACGCGCTTTTCGAGGAACATGTCGAACTCCACAGCGATAAACTATACGGTGACGATCGGGCACTCGTTGGGGGTTTTGCATGGTTCGACGGACAGCCGCTTGTTTACCTTGCGCAACAGAAAGGCACGAACCTTGAAGAGCGACAGGAAATGAATTTCGGTTACACGCATCCGGAGGGCTACCGCAAGGCAAGACGATTGATGCAGTTAGCCGATAAATTCAACCGCCCCTTAGTCTGTTTTGTTGATACACCCGGGGCACACTTTGATCTTCGTTCCGAAGAATATGGACAAGCAATGGCGATCGCTGAAAACCTCGCAGAGATGATGACGCTGCAGGTTCCGATCCTTGTTGTTATTATCGGCGAAGGTGGAAGTGGTGGTGCTTTGGCAATCGCAGTCGGAAATCGCGTCTTGATGATGGAGTATGCCGTCTACTGTGTCGCACCACCTGAAGCCTGCAGTGGCATTGTGTGGAAGGATAAAGGCGAACACGCCCCCGAAGCAACCGAAGGTTATAAACCGACTGCCCCAGATCTGCTTAAGTTAGAGATTATTGATCAAATTATCCGCGAACCACTCGGCGGCGCACACAGAGATGCGGAAGCCGCTGCCCGTAACGTCAAACGCGCAGTCCGTAAGCATCTCACGGAACTGATGCAGATGACACCGCAACAACTGATTCAACAAAGATATGAGCGTTATCGGCATATAGGACTTTATGGCGAAGATCAAGCTTGA